Below is a genomic region from Pirellulales bacterium.
TCTGTGCAATCTGCTTGTGCAACTGCTCGACCTCGACTTCTTCCTTGGCGATGACGTGCATGTTCTTACGAATGTCAGGGACCAGTTCCTTGACCATCCGCCGGGCCCGATCGATCTCGAAGTCCAGCGGCACGCTGCTGCGTACGGTGTCCTTCATTCGACCAGCAGTCGTTCGAAAGTAGCTCAACGCATCACGTCCGAAGAAAACCGAACTGACCAGGCAAATGCCAACGCCGGCGAGAATCGCCTTCTTGATCATCGCAACACCCTCCCTTTCTCGAATGCCAACAGCCGTTGTGCTTTACGCGTGAACCCCCAAGGGCTGGTGGTTTCGACCCCAGCGGGCCTTGCATGGCACGCCGTGCGGAAAGTACCAACCGCGGTTAGTTTTTCGCCGGTTGCATTCAACTATTTGGCCGTTGGCCTCAAGTTTTCTGATAGCTGTCTCTTAAGGCGAGAATTGAATGTTCGACTGTCCGTTTCCACCCAACGACACGGTCATATCCATAAACTTCTATTCAATAGTCGTTTACGTCGAGTAAATGCGTTCAAATTCGTCGACCTTTGACAATCGGACGGCTGCTGCTTACCATTCAGTGGATGGAAAGACTGAATATTTCGTAATGATCGTTTTTCTCGTAAATGCGGCTGTCGTTCGCCCAACGATGGTCAATCCGACTCACGCCGCGCATCGCCGCCCACGGCCCAAAATGCTGCGGTGTCCTGAAACATCGGGGGAACGTTGCCCCCGTTGGCACCGCGAAAACTGCTCTCGCGGATGGTGAAATGCGTACCCCGATTGCGAGCCCTTGGCCCCAGTTGAAGGCTGCCCTGCCCCCGCTAGCTGCCTTTTTGTTTCTCGTCGGGCTGGCCGTGTGGGGCCACGTCACTCATTGGAAACTGGGGCTCGGCGATACGTCTTGGACTGCCGTTGCTGGGTCGGGCAGCACCGCAACGCGGCTGGCCGCCGTAGAGCAGCCCCTGCCGGCGCTCGCCGCAGGCCCGGTCGCTCAAGGATCAGTGGCAGAGCCGCATCAGGTTACGGCCGAAACCATGCAGGCCACACGCATTCAATTTCCTACGGTCGAGGCCGTCCGCAAGGCCGACATCCAGACCACAGCGGTCGAAGAACGGGCCATCGATCAGGAGATCGTTGCGAACGGCGTTATTAGTTACGACGAAACGCGCACTGCCCAGTTGTCGGCACGCGTCCCCGGCACGGTCTGGAGGATCGAAAAGCAGCTCGGCCAGCCGGTTAAAAAGGGAGACGTCCTGGCCATCATCGAAGCCATGGACATCGGCAAGGCCAAGGGCGAGCTGCTACAAGCCGTCGTCGATTATCAATTAAAGCAAGGCATCGCCGATCGACTGCTCACACAGCAATCGTCTGTTCCTGAGCGCCAGCTCGAAGAGGTTCAAGCCGAAGCACGGTCCGCTTATATCCACCTGGTTAACGCCCAACAAACGTTACTTAATCTTGGCTTACCCATCCGTATCGACACCCTCGAGGACGTGCCCGACGACGAGCTGGCAGGGCGTATTCATTTTCTCGGATTGCCCGAGTCGATCGCCAGTACGCTTGATGCGGAAACGACCTCGTTCAGCCTCGTTCCGTTATTGTCACCACTGGACGGTGTGGTCATTGGCCGCGAAATCTCGCTGGGCGAGATCGTGTCTCCCTCGGCCGAACAATTTGAGGTGGCCGATATCAGCCGCATGTGGATTCTGCTGGACGTACGTAGAGAGGATGCGGGGCTACTGAAGCTTGGCCAGCGGGTGGCATTTACGGTCGATGGCGCCGGGGTTGAAGTAACCAGCACCATTTCCTGGATCAGTTCCGAGATCAACGAGAAGACCCGCACGGTCCCGGTGCGTGCCGAAGTTATCAATCCTTTGGTTCATGACGATCAGCAACCGCGCCAAGAGCGACGCATGCTGCTTGCGCACTCATTTGGCACCGGTCGGGTTCGCGTCCGCGAGGTGCCTGCGGCCGCTCTGGTTCCGAAAGACTCCGTGCAGTGGGAAGGGCGCCGCTGGGTGGTGTTCGTCAAAGTTGACGACACGACGTTTGAAGCCCGGCCCGTGGAAGTGGGCATCTCGTTGCGCAACCAGGTCGAGATTCGCAGTGGCGTCGTGCCCGGCGACGCAATCGCTACAACCGGCAGCCACTTACTAAAGTCCGAAATCGTTCGCAGCCGGCTCGCATCGCGTCAATAAACGGGGGGCAGCACTCTTTCATGACGCGACCGTTGCTTGCCAATTCGGCCTGCGCATCACCCCCCGTCCGTTGCGCTCTACGGCGGTGGGAGGTTTAATGCTCGCCTGGCTAATCGACTGGTCCCTGAGGCGGCGCTATGTCGTATTGGCCTGCGCCTTGGGCGTGGCCCTGGCAGGGATTCTTTCGCTGCGAAGGCTCAATATCGATGCCTTTCCGGATACGACGCCCGTTCAGGTGCAGATCAACACCGTGGCGCCAGCGCTCGTGCCAGAAGAGGTCGAACGGCAGATCACTTATCCGATCGAATTGGCGATCAGCGGAATGCCGGGCTTGGAACAGCTTCGTTCTGTTTCGCAATTTGGTCTCTCGCAAGTCGTGGTCACGTTCGTCGATGGCACCGATATTTATTTCGCCCGCCAATTGATCAACGAGCGACTGGGCACCGTCGAGATCTCTGTCGGCATCGATCGGCCGCAGATGGGTCCTGTCTCGACGGGCTTGGGAGAGGTGCTGCAATACATGCTGGTGAGCGAAGGCAAGGACCTCGCCGAGTTGCGCACCATGCACGACTGGGTCGTGAAGCCAGCCTTACGCCCGGTGCCAGGCACAGCAGAGATCAATTCCTGGGGTGGCTTCAAGAAGCAGTATCAAGTGCGCATCGATCCTACGCGCCTGATCAAACATGACCTGGCTTGGGAAGCGGTCATGGAGGCCGTGCGCAAGAACAACCTCAATGTCGGCGGTGGCAGCATCAACCGTTCGGGCGACATGCTGCTCGTACACGGTGTTGGCCGCACGAATACCATCGAACAGATAGAAGACATCGTGGTTACCGCCCGGGCCGGCATCCCCATTCGCGTTCGGGATGTGGCCGATGTCGCTATTGGCCATGAAATCCGGCGCGGAGTCGTCACGGCCAACGGCCAGGGAGAGGTGGTGCTGGGTCTAGGCTTCATGCTGATGGGAGAAAACAGCTACGCCGTTACTACTCGCCTTGCCGACAAGCTTTCGGAGGTCAAAAAGGACCTTCCGGCCGGCGCGCGACTGCAGACCGTTTACGATCGCACCGAGCTGGTCGATCACGTAATCGATACCGTCCGGCGCAACTTGCTGGACGGGGGCCTGCTGGTGATCATTATTTTGTTTGTTTTCTTGGGCGACCTGCGGGCCGGACTGATCGTGGCCTTGGCAATTCCCATGGCCATGCTGTTCGGTTTCTGTGGCATGCTGCAAGCGGGAGTGGCTGGCACGCTGTTGAGCCTGGGGGCGATCGATTTCGGAATTGTCGTCGATAGCTCGGTGGTCGTGGTGGAAAACATCGTCAAGCGGCTCGGCCATCATGGCTCTGCCCGCGGGCTTGAGCGGCTGCGCATCATTCGCGATGCAGCTATCGAAGTTCGCACGCCCACCGTATTTGGCCAGCTGATCATCATGATCGTCTATCTGCCGATCCTTACGTTGCAAGGCGTGGAAGGCAAGATGTTCCGACCAATGGCGCTGACGGTGATGTTCGTTTTGACGGGATCGCTGATCTTGTCGCTCACGCTGATGCCCGTAGTCGCCAGCCTGGTGCTACCGACGCATATCGAGGAACGAGACTCGCTGCCGGTTCGCTGGGCACGTGCGCTGTACGCACCTGTGCTCAGGCTTTGCCTGAACTTTCGCTACATGGTGCTGGCCGTTGCGGGCGGGGGATTGATTCTGGCCGCCACGCTGGCTTTGTCGTTTGGGTCCGAGTTCGTGCCAAGGCTATCCGAGGGAGCCATCGTCATTGGCATCATCCGCCCCCCCGGCACTAGCCTGGAAGAATCAATCCGTGTAAATACGCGGATCGAGCAGATGTTGCTCGATTTGTTTCCGGACGAGGTTTCGCACGTGTGGAGCAGAGTCGGCGCGCCCGAAGTTGCCACGGATGCCAGCGGCGTTGAAGCCACCGACCTGTTCATTTCTTTAAAACCCCGCGAACGCTGGCGGCGGGCACAAACTCAGGATGAACTCGTCGCGCTGATGGAACGCGAGGTTGCTGACATACCGGGGCAGATCAATTGGTTCACGCAGCCGATCGAACAGCGTATTAACGAAATGATTTCCGGCGTACGATCGGACGTTGCCGTGAAGCTATTTGGCGATGACTTCGACACGCTCGTAAAATACGCCCACGAGTTGGAAGGAGTGCTGCGCGGCGTGCGCGGCTGTGTGGATCTGGCCACGGAACAAATTGCGGGACAGCCAGTCTTACAGATTCGCATTCTGCAGGATCAAATTGCTCGCTATGGCGTGTCGTCGCGCTTTGTGCTCGACATCGTCGAATCCGTCGGCGGTATCGAACTCGGGGATGTGGTCGAAGGGCAGTTGCGATTTCCGCTTACCGCGCGATTGCCCGAGGAATTG
It encodes:
- a CDS encoding efflux RND transporter periplasmic adaptor subunit, with amino-acid sequence MRTPIASPWPQLKAALPPLAAFLFLVGLAVWGHVTHWKLGLGDTSWTAVAGSGSTATRLAAVEQPLPALAAGPVAQGSVAEPHQVTAETMQATRIQFPTVEAVRKADIQTTAVEERAIDQEIVANGVISYDETRTAQLSARVPGTVWRIEKQLGQPVKKGDVLAIIEAMDIGKAKGELLQAVVDYQLKQGIADRLLTQQSSVPERQLEEVQAEARSAYIHLVNAQQTLLNLGLPIRIDTLEDVPDDELAGRIHFLGLPESIASTLDAETTSFSLVPLLSPLDGVVIGREISLGEIVSPSAEQFEVADISRMWILLDVRREDAGLLKLGQRVAFTVDGAGVEVTSTISWISSEINEKTRTVPVRAEVINPLVHDDQQPRQERRMLLAHSFGTGRVRVREVPAAALVPKDSVQWEGRRWVVFVKVDDTTFEARPVEVGISLRNQVEIRSGVVPGDAIATTGSHLLKSEIVRSRLASRQ
- a CDS encoding CusA/CzcA family heavy metal efflux RND transporter, which codes for MLAWLIDWSLRRRYVVLACALGVALAGILSLRRLNIDAFPDTTPVQVQINTVAPALVPEEVERQITYPIELAISGMPGLEQLRSVSQFGLSQVVVTFVDGTDIYFARQLINERLGTVEISVGIDRPQMGPVSTGLGEVLQYMLVSEGKDLAELRTMHDWVVKPALRPVPGTAEINSWGGFKKQYQVRIDPTRLIKHDLAWEAVMEAVRKNNLNVGGGSINRSGDMLLVHGVGRTNTIEQIEDIVVTARAGIPIRVRDVADVAIGHEIRRGVVTANGQGEVVLGLGFMLMGENSYAVTTRLADKLSEVKKDLPAGARLQTVYDRTELVDHVIDTVRRNLLDGGLLVIIILFVFLGDLRAGLIVALAIPMAMLFGFCGMLQAGVAGTLLSLGAIDFGIVVDSSVVVVENIVKRLGHHGSARGLERLRIIRDAAIEVRTPTVFGQLIIMIVYLPILTLQGVEGKMFRPMALTVMFVLTGSLILSLTLMPVVASLVLPTHIEERDSLPVRWARALYAPVLRLCLNFRYMVLAVAGGGLILAATLALSFGSEFVPRLSEGAIVIGIIRPPGTSLEESIRVNTRIEQMLLDLFPDEVSHVWSRVGAPEVATDASGVEATDLFISLKPRERWRRAQTQDELVALMEREVADIPGQINWFTQPIEQRINEMISGVRSDVAVKLFGDDFDTLVKYAHELEGVLRGVRGCVDLATEQIAGQPVLQIRILQDQIARYGVSSRFVLDIVESVGGIELGDVVEGQLRFPLTARLPEELRSKPEAIADILISTPEGERIPLSRLAEVRLIEGPKTISREWSKRRITVQCNVRGRDVGSFVAEAQAQIGAQVQLPDGYRIDWGGQFENLQRAKTRLTIVVPLALAMIVVLLFFTYHNVTDTAIVFASVPFACIGGIAALALREMPLSISAAIGFITLSGVSVLNSMVLVSALRQLLTDGMPVTEAIPQAALSCLRTIIMTALVASVGFIPMATSVGTGAEVQRPLATVVIGGVISSTLMTLVVLPAIYLVVGSRGKVVASGN